The genome window GAGCCGCTCGCCGCGGCGGCGGGAGATCCCCCGCCGGGCCTGGCCTCCCCGCAGCTCACCCTCGCCCCCGGGTACCGCGAGGCGCACCGCGCCTGCCTCCTCCTGCGGCTCGGGCTCAGCCTGGAGGGCGGCCCGGTGCGGCTGGCGGTCAAGGACCTGGGCGTGCTCTACGAGTACTGGTGCTTCCTGGCGCTGGCGCGCGTCCTGGCCGCGCGGACGGCGAGCCCGCTCCGCGCCCGCGACCTCCTCGCCGTGGAGGAGCGCGGCCTGCGGGTGCTCCTGCGGCGCGGCCGCGAGCACTCGCTGGCCTTTCCGCTGCCGGACGGCGGGCGCGCCGTGCTCACCTACAACCCGCGCTTCGGCGGGGCGCCGCTGCTGGTCCCCCAGCAGCCGGACCTGCTCCTGGAGGTGCGCCGGCCGGACGGCGCGGCGACGCGCGTGGTGCTGGACGCCAAGTACCGGATCACCGCCGCGGCGGAGTACGTGGCGCGCTACGGCTCCCCCGGCCCGCCGGAGGACGCGCTGAACGTGCTGCACCGCTACCGCGACGCCATCGTGCGGCCGGGCGGGAGGGACGGCCCCGAGCGGCTGGTCACGCGCGCGGCGGCGCTCTTCCCCTTCCGGGAGGCGGAGCACGGCGCGTTCTGTGCGAGCCGCCTCTGGCGCTCCCTGGACACGCTCGGCGTGGGAGCCATCCCCCTCCTCCCCGGGAGCACGGAGTACCTGGAGGAGTGGATCGCTCACGTACTGGACGGAGGTGCCGATGCTGCGTAGCCGGTGGACCGCCGCGCTCTGTGGATGCGCCCTGCTGGCGTGCGCCGGGAGCGCGCAGGCGCAGGGCGGAGCGTCCGCGCTCTCCCTCGGCGGGCGTGTCCTGGCCGCGGCGCCCGTGGGAGACCGCGGCGCGGGGCTGGAGACCGGGGTGGGCTTCGGGGTGGACGCGGGCTACGAGGTGCGCCCGGGGCTGGTCGTGTACGCCGGCTACAGCCGCACGGTGTTCCCGGTGGAGCAGGAGGGGCGCGACGCGGACCGGGTGGACTCCGGGATCGACCTGGGCGTGCTGACGAGGCGGCCGGTGGGCGGGGTGCCGCTCTGGTTCCGCGGCGGGATCGTCTTCCACGAGGCGGAGACGCACCTCCGGTCCGGCGGCGGCGGGCTGGACGACGGGACCACGGGGGTGGGGCTGGAGAGCGGCGTCGGCGCGGAGGTCCGGCTGGGGAGGCACGTCATGCTGCTGCCCGGGGTGGGCTACACGGCCTACCCGGTGGGCGACCCCGGGGGCGTGTCGCACCTGCGCGCCGAGGTGGGGGTGCGGCTGCGGCCGTAGAGCCGTTCGGGTGGGTCCGGCGTCGGCGTCCCCAGGACCGTCGAGTTATCGGCCGGCATCCATCGTGCTGGAAGGCCGTTCCGGGCCATGGGCGGACC of Longimicrobiaceae bacterium contains these proteins:
- a CDS encoding nuclease domain-containing protein, with the protein product EPLAAAAGDPPPGLASPQLTLAPGYREAHRACLLLRLGLSLEGGPVRLAVKDLGVLYEYWCFLALARVLAARTASPLRARDLLAVEERGLRVLLRRGREHSLAFPLPDGGRAVLTYNPRFGGAPLLVPQQPDLLLEVRRPDGAATRVVLDAKYRITAAAEYVARYGSPGPPEDALNVLHRYRDAIVRPGGRDGPERLVTRAAALFPFREAEHGAFCASRLWRSLDTLGVGAIPLLPGSTEYLEEWIAHVLDGGADAA
- a CDS encoding outer membrane beta-barrel protein yields the protein MLRSRWTAALCGCALLACAGSAQAQGGASALSLGGRVLAAAPVGDRGAGLETGVGFGVDAGYEVRPGLVVYAGYSRTVFPVEQEGRDADRVDSGIDLGVLTRRPVGGVPLWFRGGIVFHEAETHLRSGGGGLDDGTTGVGLESGVGAEVRLGRHVMLLPGVGYTAYPVGDPGGVSHLRAEVGVRLRP